From the Bacillus rossius redtenbacheri isolate Brsri chromosome 12, Brsri_v3, whole genome shotgun sequence genome, the window TGACCGTTTCGCAGATAACCACAACTTtgattacattatcatttccacAGAGTGGGTTCAACCAAGACACCAAGAAGTAAGTGATTGACCACGAATGCCTACGATATAATTTTGTAGTGAAAACATTTCAATGTCATTGGGCCATCGTTTTGGTGACACCCCAAAAATATTTGACAGGGCGAATACTTACGAGAACATTTATTTTCCACGGCCTAAAGTTGATTTCTTTTTGTACATGCCTTCGTCATGGGTTCGGCCCGTACAAACTTTTGAAAATTTACAAGCTATGGTCGGATAAGATGGGGTCGTTTTGCTCACCCTTGGTTGGTGGAATCTCTGCTGCCAGGCAAATCCGCGTTCGCTAATCGGACATCTTCACGCACTGGTTCAGGCGAGACGATGAACGGGGAAGCACCCACGCGCGCACCTCGCGTGAAATCTCTTCGCGGTCCTCCAGGTACTCCCAACAAGCACTCGCGACGTCACTGGAGTTCTTGGGCACCGGCCAACTTGCCGAAGAACAAAAGTCACTAAATACCTtagaaacagcaaaaaaaaatccttaatctAGGTCATTAGCACTGGCCCAACGTAGATAATCAGTCCCGgtagaaagggggaaaaaaatcccgCGAGATAACTCATTGTGTCTTAGAGCCGAAGTTATTGCAGTGTCACCGGAAAACTTGGTGGTCACCGTCGTCTAAATCACCGCATCTTTGGATGAGTTACGTGACGGACACCGGTTCTTATCTCAACTTATCGCCAAAGCAAAAAGGTGTGCGGGATTGATCCAGGGCTTCCAGAAGTCGGAAGACGTCACAAGTCGTCGTGCAGTTTTTCGGAAACTGCTCGTCACCGCAGTCGGGGGGGTTCGCCGAGACTTGGTGAGATATGCGACGATGGACGCGACGTGTTTGACGAAACACCGGTTCTTGGGTCTCGTTCGCAACTCGCACGACGTCGATGACCCGTCAGGTGGTTCGGGGCGGAGACCGCGTCGGGGACGCACGCACCCGCGACGTCGAGACGCTAACTGGTCCTCGGCCGTCGCGCGTCtggagcagagagagagagagagagagagagagagagagagagagagagagagagagagagaggcggggcACCGACGTCGGCAGGAGCCggtgagaaggggggggaggCTCGCGGGACCCGGGGAAGGGGCAGGACCGTCGCCGCGGGGGTTCTGGTCGCGCGCCTTTCCGGTGCTGGAGGGGCGTAGCGGTCAGGGGCGAGCACCGGGGGTCGCCGTCGTAGCCGCCGGCTGAGCTGAGCTGTTCTGACGTCCGGTCACGACCAACCGCGATGAACCGGACCACTTAGCTCCCGCGAAGACGAACTGCAGAAGacgccaggaaaaaaaaaaaaaaaaagataaccgAAGAAGAGAAGGTAGAAAAATCGTTTAAGCAAGAAACCAATCGGACAACAGGATGGTACGAGATCTCGAAATGCAGAACGAAGAATTTATGCACTGTCTCCGAACGAAGACAAGTAAAGGTTCATGACGAAGTACATGTGTGATAAAACTGTTCAAACTAGTTGACagagccaaaatattataatttaaacgGACCAGCCACCCGAAAGAAAATCAAgtagatttaaaattttgtataaatattaaaGAATTACCGAAATAAAAATAAGTTGACAATCAAGAAATGCTAAGTAGATTGGAATAATCAGGCATAGAGAGCGCCAGACAGGCATCACAGCTTCCACAGGGAGCCGAACCCATGTTCCCGAATCTCATTCATCCATTCACTCCGATACATTGTTTTTAGAGTTTCTCTCGGTGTAGCGCGGGTTTGAGACCCGCAAACCTTGAAAACTTTCATTATCATCATCGAatgcttccagcctgtggccgggtcactaaagtaaaatgcttccatctTCCTCTGTCCATCCACCATTCCTCAACCTTCCCTTTATTCTAGTCTTCTTCTCCTTTCTCCTGCACTCCTTGAACTATCTGCTCTCCCCACCTACTCTCTGGTCTTCCTTGGAATCTTCTTCCTGTGTTCTCCAGCTTCAACATTTTCATAGGCAGCCTCCAAAATGGACATGGTCATACCATCTCATTCATGCTTTGCCAGTGATCTTCATTCAAGTCCTGTTCTCCCCAGCCTATTTAAAATGTCTAAAATTAAACTCGTATATTACTCCCTTAGCCAGCCCGCAGTTACTGAGTTTTATGAACGGAGGTAATGGACGGCAATCCGTCGTCCGGGACTCTTCACTGGCCCGAAGGTTCGATGGCTCTTTCTGCCGGTAGCCCAACGAGGCCAGCTACTGCCATGATGACAATAGTTTCCGGCACAATAGTTTAGTCACACCATTCACTAAACCCACCATACACATACTTTTCAAACAACACCGCGACAGAATGTGCAGGAAACTATTGTCATGGGTTGGCACGATGACAAAATAAGTTGGAAATATGTTTAAGATTTATGGTATGATCGTATATTTTTATACCTAATGATTTTTTTGAATAAGTATTTTTGTTAAcgtattatttttttgataactACAGATTGTGTGCAGTATATACTTATTTACGATAATAGGTTAAAACATTTGTTGCAACGATATTAGGTATTGCCTAATCTTAATTAACAATTGCGTTTTTCAAAATGTCTGCATTTTTGACAGGTCATAAAAATAAATCTCAAGGCATTCTCTTCGCCTATATGAAAATTACCAACTCTTTCTGACCTAAGATGATTTGCTCCTTGTTGATTAGCTCTTAAACTCCTAGTAAGCAAAAGAGACGGCGAGTATAACAAACCTTGTATGTTCATGGTCTGTCCGTTGTCTCTATGTCTGTGGTCTGTGTGTGGTATATCTGTGGTCTGTCTTTGGTCGGTAGGTCTGTCTGTGGTATGTGATGTATCTGTTAACTGTCTGTGGTCTGTGATGTCTTTGGTCTGTCTGAGGTCTATCTGTCTGTGTATATGGTCTCACTGTGGTCAATCTGTCTGTATGTGGTCTATCTGTGATATATATCTGTGGTCTGCCTGTGGTTGGTTTATCTGCCAGAGATCTGCCAGTGATCTGCCAGTGATCTGTCAGAGATCTGCCAATGATCTGCCAGTGATCTGCCAGTGATCTGCCAGTGATCTGCCAGTGATCTGCCAGAGATCTGCCAGAGATCTGCCAGAGATCTGCCAGAGATCTGTCAGAGATCTGTCAGAGATCTGTCAGAGATCTGTCAGAGATCTGTCAGAGATCTGTCAGAGATCTGTCAGAGATCTGTCAGAGATCTGTCAGAGATCTGTCAGAGATCTGTCAGAGATCTGTCAGAGATCTGTCAGAGATCTGTCAGAGATCTGTCAGTGATCTGTCAGTGATCTGTCAGTGATCTGTCAGTGATCTGTCAGTGATCTGTCAGAGATCTGTCAGAGATCTGTCAGAGATCTGTCAGAGATCTGTCAGAGATCTGTCAGAGATCTGTCAGAGATCTGTCAGAGATCTGTCAGAGATCTGTCAGAGATCTGTCAGAGATCTGTCAGAGATCTGTCAGAGATCTGTCAGAGATCTGTCAGAGATCTGTCAGAGATCTGTCAGAGATCTGTCAGAGATCTGTCAGAGATCTGTCAGAGATCTGTCAGAGATCTGTCAGAGATCTGTCAGAGATCTGTCAGAGATCTGTCAGAGATCTGTCAGAGATCTGTCAGAGATCTGTCAGAGATCTGTCAGAGATCTGTCAGAGATCTGTCAGAGATCTGTCAGTGATCTGTCAGTGATCTGTCAGTGATCTGTCAGTGATCTGTCAGTGATCTGTCAGTGATCTGTCAGTGATCTGTCAGTGATCTGCCAGTGATCTGCCAGTGATCTGCCAGTGATCTGCCAGTGATCTGCCAGTGATCTGCCAGTGATCTGCCAGTGATCTGCCAGTGATCTGCCAGTGATCTGCCAGTGATCTGCCAGTGGTTTGTCTGATATGTATCTGTGGTTTTCCGGTGGTTGGTATATCTGTCTGTGATCTGTCTGTGTGGTCTGCCTGTGGTTGGTACATCTGTCTGCCTGGTGTCACGTGGTGTGATGGGCGCAGCTGTTGCGCGAGCGAGCGGACCGGTAGCGAGACTGGTGTAACTGTACGCGGGCAGTGGAGTGCGCCCTGGAGGCTACAGGTCGACGACTGTTATGGGCCGAGGCACCAACTGGTCCAGCGGGCGGCACTCCCAGCATTCGCCTGCCGCGATCCTTCATCTGCAGACTTGTTTTTGTTTGTCCCGTTGTAAACATAGCAATTtgtgatgggttaggttaggtatattcaataaataacattttcgtCATTTctcaagttataattttttttggcacttatgaaaaaatgatgagagtaaagtttttacgatgcgcgcgcaccatgcaacgatattttcacaggatgaatgAAAGGTTACacactaataaaaattatatatgtactttcaaataatatttttaatataatataaatatattaatataatctaTTTTTTGTCAGTAGACACCTCATATTATAATCATTAGGAGTACACCAACAATCGACTCACTTTCTCTCAAATGAAGTTTCAACTTTTAATTCTGTATTTGACATCATTTGATTCTGTTCTACTTGGCCTTATTTCTACCATCTTCCCAATTATCGTTCACCAATTTTAATCGTTTCTGGAGATAAGTTATTCAAGTTAAAATCCCTCAATGGGAAGCTTATTGAAACTGTGCACATGCTTTACTTGCATGAATTATTTTTGGAAGATTTGAACTCCATGGCATATTATAAAATCCCAATTTTACAAATCCCATTGAGCAAGGAAATACTGCGtgatttgtttattacttgaaatAATGTTTTGTAAACAGTTTTTAAAGAGTTAACTGcatttaataatcttaaaaactTATTAGGAACgagtaattattttcaatttttttttgcagtctctGCAGTTCATAGAAACTTTATTGTCCCTTCTATTTTACATTTTGAAACATAAGTCATGACTCAATGATTCTACGAATGCTTGTTTGATTTTTGCCAAAGGACAATTGGTCGTTGTTATATGGGACAAACCAGAATAAAAGAGGACATTCTGAATAATTCTAAGATACAACAGAATGGTAGAGTTGAATTTTTCAAACACATGGTAACTATAAGAGAGTCTTTGGAATTTTATTACAGAGCAAAGCACATACATAaggaacataataaaataaatccatATAAATTTTTGGAACAATAAGTGCAACACCATGTTTTATACATGTAGGACTGTTTCTGACAAACTAAAAGAGAAATTTCTTGGCTAAATTTTATAGCACAGCGTAATAGttcaataatacaaaaattaattctaaaaatgTAACGGGATTTTAATGTAATACATAAACGATCaacattaaaattaccaaaacttTCACTCACCATTCATAACTAAGCTAtacaaaaaattcctaaaatagaacatttaaatattatcatTCAGTAAAAGTTAAGAGTATCATGAACTAAAAAACTTCATCCTCACTTTTAATCTTTCGTAATTAATGAGAGAAGAAACTACAAATTCAGAGCTAATGAGTAGGCCAACATTATGACTAGATAAGCAATGTACGTTAAACCGATTTTATAACTTTGACTGGGAGACTTGCATATTTTCCTGGGACTCCTATTACATGGCTAACGAATCATAAGCACTCACAGAATGAGATGACATGGAATGACAAGTCTTGCTTGTACATTTATTACAATACGTGATATAATAAAACATATAGATTCAAATGTCTTGCTGCCAATGAAACGATTATAAAATGAGCTTAACACTTCATGTCAAGTTTATTAACATCGGTAAAATGTAGGAAGACACACCAGAAGTCCATTACATGCGAAGAAAACTCTTATTTGGTTCATGGAGGATTTTTTCATGCTGCACAGTTATACTCTGACGATTGAGCGAAAAAGGCATTAAATATCATATCGGGTTATGCATCACTTGGTCACCGATTCGCTATTCACAAATAGCCACACCTAGTGGTTGACGTTGAACCCAAGAACCGTCCCCTCAAGAAAACTTCGTCTTTTACTCGCACGGCCACTGAATGTACCACTTATTTTATGAATACCaatgttaaacaattaaatacacTTGGTCAAAAGTCAACGTAAATATTTCTCAAGATACTTCCAAACATTTTACCTGCTACTCTGGGTATTTCATGATTTATGTTGCCTTTTTTTCTATTCCATATATATTTTTGCTTGTTGTCTGATTTGTTCAACTTAATGTAATTCTGATGCGGATAGAATGAAAGCTTGAGCCAGCCCGATCCCGATTTCGAGTCGTGCCGGTAATCTATACTTGCTTACGGTTTTAGACGGGGAAGAGTTTAGCTCGTGCTGTTTTCGAGTTACGGGGAAATTAGTCCCCCACCGTACTGAGAAAAGTACCGAGTAAAGCTGATCGGTTCACACTTCGGACTCCTCGGTCAGTTTCGCGTGCGGGAGCACCAGGACCGCCAGCGGGCCGACGACGGACGGCGCGACGTTGCAGTTCTTGTCGACGTTGTCGTCGCTGGCGACGACGGTGGTGGTTgtcgtggtcgtggtggtggttgTCAAagtggtggtgttggtggtggtggtggtggtgcgaGGAGGTCGGGCATGAGGAGGCGCGGCGGCAGACAGCCGCTGGCGCCTCTGGTGCAGGCTCTCGCCCAGGGCCCTTCTCAGACGGCGCCAGAAGTTCCCCCGCTGCTGGGGCGGCGCCCCGGCGCCAGGCCACTGCAGGCAGGTGCGCGTCTCGATCAGGTACTTGAGGTGGCGGGGGACGCGGCGTCTCTCCAGCCGCTCCAGCTCCAGCAGGATGAGGAACTCCCTGCGGCCGTCCAGCAGCTTGTAGTTGGCCATCTCCAGCTCCCAGCGGCACCACTGCCGGGCAGAGACCACTTCCTTTCAGGCCATATTCATTAACCAACACAAGAGACACTAGACGTAGAATGTTCAGAAATAATAGTTTACAGTACTGGTTCATCGAATTCTCAAGATGCAATAACACAAGGCTAATATttttcaacttccaactttctcGCGTTTTCGCCGGCCATTTTTGAAGAGACATCTTCCGAAAACTTTTAATGACACAGACTCGATGTGCACAGAAGTTCACAGTAGcactttattataaatatttacatatctTAAACTTTCACACATTGTTaatgaaaaataactttttaaaatctatttgttttcgtgataaatatgAGTTACCTAATGAAGTCTCggatagaaatatttttttctaatatttaaaattttttagtggTAGTGTTTGTGACGTCTTGCAGCGTGCGTGTTTTATGAACGACTGTCATTTCATTGCATTGGTCGCATGATGCGCTCTTGCGTCGTTGTGTACCTTGTTTGGTTCATAAACCTGGCCTAATGCTAATAGACCTGACTCATagattgtaaatggaacagatgaATTGATCTAAAACATTCTTAAAACATACGGAACGATGAACTTGGAAATATGCACACCACAGATTATAAAGAGAAAGCTTTATAGTACCTGTCTTGTTACCTGGCTGTCGACGAATCCCCGTGAGAGGACAACCAGCGTGAATCGACTCTTCCTCATGGAGCACTCGATGTTCTCGAGTATGAGCGAGCCGAGCCGGAAGTCCCTCTCGTGCAGGCACAGACGGTACCGCTCGCCGCTCGCCTCCAGCTGCTCCATCAGCTCGCCCAGCACCCAGGCGCGGTCGTGGCTGCTGCACGGACAAGACACGAGATTCACTAAACCCCACTCAGACGCCGAACAGTTCCGAACATGCCCGAAGGTCGCCGCTCGCCTCCAGCTGCTCCCATCAGCTCGCCCAGCACCTAGGCGCGGTCGTGGCTGCTGCACGGACAAGACACGAGATTCACTAAACCCCACTCAGACGCCGAACAGTTCCGAACATGCCCGAAGGTCGCCGCTCGCCTCCAGCTGCTCCATCAGCTCGCCCAGCACCCAGGTGCGGTCGTGGCTGCTGCACGGACAAGACACGAGATTCACTAACCCCCAGTCAGACGCCGAACAGttccgaacatgcccgaagatcGCCGCTCGCCTCCAGCTGCTTCATCAGCTCGCCCAGCACCCAGGCGCGGTCGTGGCTGCTGCACGGACAAGATATGCGATTCATTAAACCCCAGTCAAACGCTGAACAGTTCCGTGAGATGGTATAATAACCCTGGGAATGGTTGAATGTGGAAGGAACTTAAATGAACTCACCTTCAATGAGTCGCGGGTTGACCGTAGGATTTCAAGTGAACGCTTACGTTCCGGATGTATCTTTTTCCTATATGGCGGTTATAAAATCAACTCAATGCTTtcttatcgaaaaaaaaataacgttttaatATGGCTCAACGATAAGCTTATGGATGATTCCATTTTATATTTCCCTTCCCCCTAATGTGCTCTAAGCAATCAAAGAAAGACAACACGAAGCGTTTGCACTCACTGACTACCGACTTCGGCCAACATCCAAACAAATATACCAGCGTACCGCTTTTGCGACTGACTCACATTTATCTGAGGAACTGAAAGACGAATTAAGGACATCCTTGTTAAAATTTCTCACGTGTCAGAAGCCAAcgaacaggtgtcattttcccgagtatgtaaagtactgtggagtccatgatagaggtcaatgaacacgcgaatttttccaatccctaccaGGCCTTTATCACGAAAATACCTTAACGCCCGTTAGACTGCGactaggtatacccgcaccagtggtttctatctttgattggtggccgtctgcgagagacgtcgttgcattatttgacagagccactcaggacgcgttcgcttccgcACTGCATTACTGTGATTGATGgtgtaacaattaaaaattacctgaaaggaactcacccagacgataaaacaatttttgaactttcaactagtctcgggatcttttcgcgaaatatgcatgtccctagcaattaaatttgttttaaatgatgTAAACCAAACCAAAGCTTCGGAGAAAATTGTGCAAACCTGTAAGAGACGAAGGCGTCAAAATCGTACTCCCCGGTCTCCGTGACGGCAGCGCTGTTCTTCCTCGTCTTGATGCTCCAGTAGTACCTGATGTAAGCCAGCTCGAAACGGAACTTGTAGGCCAGAGCGGAGCCGACGCTCGCCGTCAGCAGCAGGACGGCGGCGAGGGGCACGGCCACCAGCAGCACGTAGTTGCGCCTCTCCGCGAGGTCGCAGTGGGAGGAGTCCACCTCCACCGCCAGCAGGTTCCGCCCTGCCAGCGCCTCCGGGGCGGAGCAGACCACGCTCATGTGGTCCGTCCCGACCACCGTCAGCCGCTCGTACTTGAACATGGTCTTCTCAAGCCACTTCCTGAACTCGGTGGTGTTGCAGTCGGAGCAGTCGAAGCGGTTGCCGCGCAGGTCCACGCTCTTGAGGATCAGCATGGAGTCGCCCATGACGCGGGAGACGGTCCGCAGCGAGTTGAAGGACAGGTTGAGGTGCTGCACCCACGTGCGGTAGGTGCCGATCAGGCAGAACATCTCCTCGACGGACCACTCGGAGATCTTGTTGAACGACAGGTTCAGCACCGAGGTGCTGCCGGACCTCACGAAGTTGTTCAGTGACGTGATACCGTTGTGAGACAGGTCCAGGAACTCTAGGGTGGTGCCGTTGTGCAGCTCCAACTCCGGGAGAGCGGTGATGCCGTTGTGGGAGAGGTTGATGAATTTAACTTTTTCAAGTTTGTAGAACACCCTTGAAGACCAAGTCGAAATTCTGTTCTGGGACAGGTCCAGAATGTTCAAGGACGAGAGGCATCGGTAGAAGTTTTCGTCTTCCAGGTCCTGGATGTGGCACCCGGAGAGCAGTAGCTCCGTCATGTTCGAGATCGGGGTGCACTTGTTTCCGAGAGGTTCGGTCATGAGGTTGCCCAGAATGGACAGCGAGTCGAGTCGCACGTGAGACAGGGACAGCGACCTGATGTTTCCCAACCGGCTCCAGGCGATCACTTCCCTCTGGAAGCTGGCCACGTCACCCGAGACCATGTTCTCGTTCATGGATAGGTCCAGAACCTCCAAGTTGGCGAACCTCGACAGATCGCGGGGGACGGATGATAAGCTGACGTTGCGCAGAACGAGCTTTCTCAGGTCACCGGCGTCGGTGTTTCTGAAACCTGCAACATATATGAGCACAACCTtgaggctcggtctcacacgccgcGTACGTTACATAACAGGCGTGTGCGCGAGCAAAGTGATTTAAATACAGAATATAAGATGATAGTGAAATTTCGTGGATAGAGATCTTTTTAgagtggataaaaaaaatttatatttctttattacATTGTAAACATAATAGAATGCATATTAAGTGAGATCTTAAAGAGATACATCTGTTAATGAGCTTTCTTGGCATGTGGGTTACAGCCACGTCGACGGTGTAAAGTCAGCGACGTTTCTGTCGACTTTTGCATTCGTGTCTGAGGCCCAAGTTTCATATAAGAGTAGTTGAAATACGAGAATCCATGAATTTTTTGGTTACCGACTTTAGATGTTAcccatctctgacgagtactgaaagactcgctcacatatattttttgagttttcgagcaaggaaaataaaaacatccttaaaaaaaaattctactttattatcgtcaattttttttttttgcttttttaatGCAACTGCACCTTCAAAATTgcgaattttgttttcttttccatttaaGGCCAATCATCggcaaagttaaatttaaatctttACTCATTTATCAACctgaattcaaaattttttaaaatctattctaAGGAACTATATTCTATCACTCCACTGTTGTTTAATTGATTTATAATAGTGTTTAAGTTAATATAATTTGGGATATCTCACTTTAATCAGGGTAGAATGTTTATTGTAATCGTGATTATAGAGgatgcaatttaaaatattacaatggcAAGATTTTAAACCTGTAGATGAAAAATATTTGCttcaagacacaaaaaaaaaaaaaaaaacaaagtcttTTTGAAATGCACATTCT encodes:
- the LOC134537190 gene encoding toll-like receptor 2 isoform X1; protein product: MRAAWPAKIAVACAVLFARLRSEDRSADVDGPSARGVDIARCAGARAGEVRCVSTLLRRGEGGGSRRVEARFVFAVGSELEPVRRCGVERPVVDLNDTACELRRRYALRLTSARLGAAAGGHPDAYSGGSPTNTTTTPGLADILGQLRGIEISYANDNCSEENSLGCLAQGFLETSAQCNLTTWQPEGCDLNATFDDSSLVKVLETSSAGLDWWEAVVYLRLVASVKELRICGYLSCELPALDALGALPLQSTSAVSLTRVRVADCSLPGISLPSLRTLCIADSALPADCSFRNTDAGDLRKLVLRNVSLSSVPRDLSRFANLEVLDLSMNENMVSGDVASFQREVIAWSRLGNIRSLSLSHVRLDSLSILGNLMTEPLGNKCTPISNMTELLLSGCHIQDLEDENFYRCLSSLNILDLSQNRISTWSSRVFYKLEKVKFINLSHNGITALPELELHNGTTLEFLDLSHNGITSLNNFVRSGSTSVLNLSFNKISEWSVEEMFCLIGTYRTWVQHLNLSFNSLRTVSRVMGDSMLILKSVDLRGNRFDCSDCNTTEFRKWLEKTMFKYERLTVVGTDHMSVVCSAPEALAGRNLLAVEVDSSHCDLAERRNYVLLVAVPLAAVLLLTASVGSALAYKFRFELAYIRYYWSIKTRKNSAAVTETGEYDFDAFVSYSSHDRAWVLGELMEQLEASGERYRLCLHERDFRLGSLILENIECSMRKSRFTLVVLSRGFVDSQVTRQWCRWELEMANYKLLDGRREFLILLELERLERRRVPRHLKYLIETRTCLQWPGAGAPPQQRGNFWRRLRRALGESLHQRRQRLSAAAPPHARPPRTTTTTTNTTTLTTTTTTTTTTTVVASDDNVDKNCNVAPSVVGPLAVLVLPHAKLTEESEV
- the LOC134537190 gene encoding toll-like receptor 2 isoform X2, encoding MRAAWPAKIAVACAVLFARLRSEDRSADVDGPSARGVDIARCAGARAGEVRCVSTLLRRGEGGGSRRVEARFVFAVGSELEPVRRCGVERPVVDLNDTACELRRRYALRLTSARLGAAAGGHPDAYSGGSPTNTTTTPGLADILGQLRGIEISYANDNCSEENSLGCLAQGFLETSAQCNLTTWQPEGCDLNATFDDSSLVKVLETSSAGLDWWEAVVYLRLVASVKELRICGYLSCELPALDALGALPLQSTSAVSLTRVRVADCSLPGISLPSLRTLCIADSALPADCSFRNTDAGDLRKLVLRNVSLSSVPRDLSRFANLEVLDLSMNENMVSGDVASFQREVIAWSRLGNIRSLSLSHVRLDSLSILGNLMTEPLGNKCTPISNMTELLLSGCHIQDLEDENFYRCLSSLNILDLSQNRISTWSSRVFYKLEKVKFINLSHNGITALPELELHNGTTLEFLDLSHNGITSLNNFVRSGSTSVLNLSFNKISEWSVEEMFCLIGTYRTWVQHLNLSFNSLRTVSRVMGDSMLILKSVDLRGNRFDCSDCNTTEFRKWLEKTMFKYERLTVVGTDHMSVVCSAPEALAGRNLLAVEVDSSHCDLAERRNYVLLVAVPLAAVLLLTASVGSALAYKFRFELAYIRYYWSIKTRKNSAAVTETGEYDFDAFVSYSSHDRAWVLGELMEQLEASGERYRLCLHERDFRLGSLILENIECSMRKSRFTLVVLSRGFVDSQWCRWELEMANYKLLDGRREFLILLELERLERRRVPRHLKYLIETRTCLQWPGAGAPPQQRGNFWRRLRRALGESLHQRRQRLSAAAPPHARPPRTTTTTTNTTTLTTTTTTTTTTTVVASDDNVDKNCNVAPSVVGPLAVLVLPHAKLTEESEV